A portion of the bacterium genome contains these proteins:
- the rpsO gene encoding 30S ribosomal protein S15, protein MITKENKEKAIALTQVSKNDVGSPQAQVSILTARIKEVTAHLKENKHDFMARRGLTQMVGRRKKLLKYLERKDFEAYKDVIAKLGLRK, encoded by the coding sequence ATGATTACTAAAGAGAATAAAGAGAAGGCAATCGCTTTGACTCAGGTTTCCAAGAATGACGTCGGTAGCCCACAGGCTCAGGTGTCAATCTTGACGGCTCGTATCAAAGAAGTGACAGCGCACCTCAAGGAAAACAAGCACGACTTTATGGCTCGTCGCGGTTTGACTCAGATGGTTGGACGCCGTAAAAAACTTCTAAAATATCTTGAACGAAAAGATTTCGAAGCCTACAAAGATGTTATTGCTAAATTAGGTCTTCGAAAATAA
- the argS gene encoding arginine--tRNA ligase has product MENVEIIIKDTVKAKFNLDVEVALTRPRPEFGDFSTNIAMQLAGRLKRNPREIAKEIVDALAQNPALQSVEIAGTGFINIKMSDKFLWSLANSPAEQTLADQDYVLEYSCPNAFKDLHTGHLYQTMYGDALARVLEAVGARVHRTSFGGDVGLHVAKCLWGMRSELGGENFDQLSEIENNAFERAKWIGKTYVIGAKAYEESDQAKEEIIQLNKDIYAFHENDDHTSPMAKIYWETRQWSFDYFDAFYNLIEVDQMHYYPESSTAPTGMEVVSKELEKGNLKKSDGAIIFEGDEEKHLHTRVFVTSNGLPTYETKDIGVIWKERADYDFDHRILITGNDQKEYMRVVFAAADTFLPGIGAKMTHLTNGTVRFSDGKKMSSRLGNVSRAVDVLDEIKLRTAKLTDDTTLQNQIALGAIKFAFARYRLGGDIAFDVEETVSLQGNSGTYIQYAHARACSILGKSSTAPSTDLETTDSERKLLQKLSEFGGVINKAATEQMVHGICRYLYELAQEFNRFYEGNRVIGSDREALRLALVARYRDTLAQGLNLLGIHAPEKM; this is encoded by the coding sequence ATGGAAAATGTAGAAATAATTATCAAAGACACAGTCAAAGCCAAATTTAACCTTGATGTGGAGGTTGCTTTGACCCGGCCACGGCCAGAATTTGGTGATTTTTCTACCAATATTGCAATGCAACTTGCGGGAAGGTTGAAGCGCAATCCGCGTGAAATTGCGAAGGAAATTGTAGACGCACTCGCTCAAAACCCAGCACTCCAATCTGTTGAAATCGCCGGCACGGGCTTCATAAATATTAAAATGAGCGACAAGTTTCTTTGGAGCCTCGCCAATTCTCCCGCCGAGCAGACTCTTGCGGATCAAGATTATGTGCTCGAATATTCTTGCCCCAACGCGTTCAAGGATCTTCACACAGGACACCTTTATCAGACGATGTATGGCGACGCTTTGGCGCGCGTTTTGGAAGCGGTGGGCGCACGCGTTCATCGCACAAGTTTTGGTGGCGATGTTGGACTTCACGTGGCCAAGTGCCTTTGGGGAATGAGGTCGGAACTCGGCGGAGAAAACTTCGATCAACTTTCTGAAATTGAAAATAACGCCTTTGAGCGCGCCAAATGGATTGGTAAAACTTATGTTATCGGCGCCAAGGCTTACGAGGAAAGCGATCAGGCCAAAGAAGAAATCATTCAACTCAACAAAGATATTTACGCCTTTCACGAGAACGATGACCATACCTCACCGATGGCCAAGATCTACTGGGAAACTCGCCAGTGGAGTTTTGACTACTTCGACGCTTTTTACAATCTGATCGAAGTTGACCAAATGCACTACTATCCAGAATCTTCAACCGCGCCAACTGGTATGGAGGTCGTTTCAAAAGAACTCGAAAAGGGCAATTTGAAGAAGTCCGATGGCGCAATTATCTTTGAAGGTGATGAAGAAAAACACCTCCACACTCGCGTTTTTGTGACCAGCAACGGCCTACCGACTTACGAGACTAAGGATATTGGCGTCATCTGGAAAGAGCGTGCGGATTATGACTTCGATCACCGAATTCTCATCACCGGCAACGATCAAAAAGAATATATGCGCGTGGTTTTTGCGGCTGCCGATACATTCTTGCCGGGCATTGGTGCCAAGATGACCCATCTCACCAATGGAACAGTGCGATTTTCTGACGGCAAAAAAATGTCTTCTCGACTTGGTAATGTTTCTCGTGCTGTGGATGTTTTGGACGAAATTAAACTTCGAACGGCTAAATTAACAGATGACACCACTCTCCAAAATCAAATTGCGCTCGGTGCGATTAAATTTGCCTTTGCGCGTTATCGATTGGGTGGCGATATTGCTTTTGATGTCGAAGAAACCGTCAGCCTTCAAGGAAATTCTGGAACTTACATTCAGTATGCACACGCGCGTGCTTGCTCGATTCTTGGCAAGTCATCGACCGCGCCTTCGACCGACTTGGAGACTACTGACTCTGAGCGTAAACTTCTCCAAAAATTGAGCGAATTTGGCGGTGTTATCAACAAAGCCGCCACTGAGCAAATGGTCCACGGCATTTGTCGATATCTCTACGAATTGGCGCAAGAATTCAACCGCTTCTATGAAGGAAATCGCGTCATTGGCTCCGATCGCGAGGCGCTTCGACTGGCGCTGGTTGCGCGCTACCGCGACACTTTGGCGCAAGGCCTAAATCTTCTTGGCATCCACGCGCCAGAAAAAATGTAA
- a CDS encoding AAA family ATPase: MNSKILRSKNKKANSSVKILAFVGLAGSGKSTAAAYLKEKGYPSVHFGGVVLKALKDAGLEITTENEKKMRLELREKYGKDVIVNRIVEQIQHLIDAGQKRIIADGLYTWTEYKILKKHFPKELKLVALVPPKSLRHKRIASRPNRGMTLAEVNDRDHNEIELLEKGGPIAIADYFLTNQSGMLRLKMKIDKVLREIGF; the protein is encoded by the coding sequence ATGAATAGCAAAATCCTTCGCTCAAAAAATAAAAAAGCCAATTCTAGCGTCAAAATCCTTGCCTTTGTTGGACTGGCAGGAAGCGGTAAATCCACAGCCGCCGCCTATCTTAAAGAAAAAGGCTACCCAAGTGTGCATTTTGGCGGTGTGGTGCTTAAGGCGCTTAAAGACGCCGGCCTCGAAATCACCACGGAAAACGAGAAAAAAATGCGTCTTGAACTTCGAGAAAAGTACGGCAAAGATGTCATCGTTAATCGCATTGTCGAGCAAATCCAGCACCTGATCGACGCAGGACAAAAGCGCATCATCGCGGACGGTCTCTATACCTGGACGGAGTATAAAATCCTGAAAAAACATTTTCCGAAGGAGTTGAAGTTGGTAGCGCTGGTGCCTCCCAAATCACTTCGCCATAAGCGAATTGCCTCCCGCCCCAATCGCGGAATGACTTTGGCAGAGGTTAATGATCGCGATCATAATGAGATTGAACTTCTCGAAAAGGGTGGTCCGATCGCCATTGCTGATTATTTTCTCACTAACCAAAGTGGGATGTTGCGCCTCAAAATGAAGATCGACAAAGTCTTGCGCGAAATTGGATTTTAG
- a CDS encoding DNA polymerase I, which yields MKRLVIIDGKSVFYRGYYAMAGLSTSDGTPTGGVYGFASLAFEVIRKLKPDYVVVAWDKKGTSISRRLEIFPEYKAGRKKSPDDFYEQIPVLHDFLATLGWPLLECDGYEADDILGTLSQKANQQGIESCLITSDLDMLQLIDHDTKVFAMKRGFSQIEEFDLEYFEQKYGLKQAQFLDLKALQGDSSDNIPGVPGIGPKTATALLREFFTLEGIYENLDKIKPAWRAKLEAGRDSAFMSKKLAEIWLDAPVELDLEAADIRNFNYPLVLETLKKLEMPSLILKIPAEMKKGGENPNQASLFDGAIGAIDKQPLPEFSESDLREFFDFEDFSKSGRDLAEISKSRTIFWSAKDDFHALANANFEPDFDQIYDIQQMEFLLNPLIRDKSLSGILSAHGDFDFDEKNPQQRLKAMKIIFESQQKRLQNLPEIRQIAEDLDFPLAKILFKMERAGVKIDPDFFQKASQEFGKKVAETEAEIFELAGQEFNPASPLQLSKILFETLELPTKGIKKSRTGFSTGQKELDKLRGLHPIIEKIEEFREFSKLKSTYIDALPKLADAGGRIHSTFHQDVTSTGRLSSTNPNLQNIPIRTELGRRIRRGFVAEKGKILVAADYSQFELRLAAVLAGDQNLIEDFRADLDIHAKTAAEMFKIPLEEVSADQRRAAKTINFGVLYGMSAHRLAGELGTTFFEAKHFIENYFEVRKPIADYIAHTIEQAEADGFVQTLFGRRRPTPDVKSSNFMVREAAKRAAANMPIQGTEADLMKRAMIAVDREIVEKGLGQQILQIHDSILVETTPENAEIVSKILKTEMEKVSPELDIPLKVDVKWGQNWEEI from the coding sequence ATGAAAAGACTTGTGATTATTGATGGAAAAAGCGTTTTTTATCGCGGATATTATGCGATGGCGGGGTTGTCTACGAGCGACGGAACGCCGACGGGCGGAGTTTATGGCTTTGCCAGTCTCGCGTTTGAAGTGATAAGAAAATTAAAGCCAGATTATGTAGTGGTGGCTTGGGATAAGAAGGGGACTTCGATTTCTCGCAGGCTGGAGATTTTTCCTGAGTATAAGGCGGGGCGAAAAAAATCCCCCGACGATTTTTACGAGCAAATTCCCGTGCTTCACGATTTTCTCGCCACGCTCGGCTGGCCGCTCTTGGAGTGTGACGGATACGAGGCGGACGACATTCTTGGCACGCTCTCGCAAAAAGCCAACCAGCAAGGCATAGAATCTTGCCTAATCACAAGCGATCTTGATATGCTTCAATTGATTGACCACGACACCAAAGTTTTTGCGATGAAGCGCGGATTTTCACAGATTGAAGAGTTTGATTTAGAGTATTTCGAACAAAAATACGGCTTGAAACAGGCGCAATTCTTGGATCTTAAGGCACTTCAAGGTGATTCCAGCGACAATATCCCTGGCGTTCCTGGCATTGGCCCCAAAACTGCCACGGCATTGTTGCGTGAATTTTTCACTCTTGAAGGCATTTACGAAAATTTGGACAAAATTAAACCTGCTTGGAGAGCCAAACTTGAAGCGGGTCGCGACTCGGCGTTTATGAGTAAAAAATTGGCGGAAATCTGGCTCGACGCTCCAGTAGAACTTGACCTGGAAGCGGCAGACATCCGCAACTTCAATTATCCGCTCGTTCTTGAAACGCTTAAAAAATTGGAAATGCCCAGCCTTATTCTCAAAATTCCTGCTGAGATGAAGAAGGGCGGCGAAAATCCAAATCAAGCATCGCTTTTTGATGGAGCAATTGGGGCAATTGATAAGCAGCCTTTGCCAGAATTTTCTGAAAGCGATTTGCGCGAGTTCTTTGACTTTGAAGATTTTTCGAAATCGGGTCGAGATTTAGCGGAAATTTCAAAATCTCGCACGATTTTTTGGAGCGCCAAGGATGATTTTCACGCGCTGGCAAACGCCAATTTCGAGCCGGATTTTGACCAAATTTACGACATCCAACAGATGGAATTTTTGCTCAATCCGCTGATTCGCGACAAAAGTTTGAGCGGAATTTTGAGCGCGCACGGCGATTTTGACTTCGACGAAAAAAATCCACAGCAACGCCTAAAAGCGATGAAAATTATTTTCGAAAGTCAGCAAAAACGGCTCCAAAATTTGCCAGAAATTCGCCAAATCGCTGAAGATCTTGACTTTCCGCTCGCCAAAATTCTCTTCAAAATGGAGCGCGCGGGCGTAAAAATTGACCCTGATTTTTTCCAAAAAGCGAGCCAAGAATTTGGTAAAAAAGTAGCAGAAACAGAGGCGGAAATCTTTGAATTGGCGGGGCAAGAATTTAATCCAGCCAGCCCACTTCAACTTTCAAAAATTCTCTTCGAAACGCTGGAACTTCCGACCAAAGGTATCAAAAAATCGCGGACTGGGTTTTCGACAGGCCAAAAAGAGTTGGATAAATTGCGCGGGCTTCATCCGATTATCGAGAAAATCGAGGAATTTCGTGAATTTTCAAAACTCAAAAGCACTTATATCGACGCTTTACCCAAACTGGCGGACGCGGGCGGGCGGATTCACTCAACTTTTCATCAGGACGTGACCAGCACGGGGCGGCTGAGTTCGACCAATCCTAATCTTCAGAATATTCCGATTCGCACCGAGTTGGGCAGAAGGATCAGGCGCGGATTTGTGGCTGAAAAGGGTAAAATTTTGGTGGCGGCTGACTATTCGCAATTCGAACTTCGACTTGCTGCTGTTTTGGCTGGCGACCAGAATTTGATTGAAGATTTTCGCGCTGATCTGGACATTCACGCCAAAACTGCCGCTGAAATGTTCAAAATTCCGCTTGAAGAGGTCTCCGCTGACCAGCGTCGTGCCGCCAAAACGATCAACTTTGGTGTGCTTTATGGTATGAGCGCTCATCGGCTGGCGGGGGAACTCGGCACGACTTTTTTCGAGGCTAAGCATTTCATTGAGAATTACTTCGAAGTCAGAAAGCCCATCGCGGATTATATCGCGCACACGATTGAGCAGGCTGAAGCGGATGGTTTTGTCCAGACTTTATTTGGTCGCCGTCGCCCAACGCCAGATGTTAAATCTTCCAACTTTATGGTGCGAGAAGCCGCCAAGCGCGCCGCTGCCAATATGCCGATTCAGGGTACGGAAGCGGATCTGATGAAGCGGGCGATGATTGCCGTGGATCGTGAGATTGTAGAAAAGGGTTTGGGGCAGCAAATTCTTCAAATTCACGACTCAATTTTGGTCGAAACAACGCCCGAAAATGCCGAAATTGTTTCGAAAATTCTCAAAACCGAGATGGAAAAAGTTTCGCCCGAGCTTGACATTCCGCTTAAGGTTGACGTAAAATGGGGTCAAAACTGGGAGGAAATTTAA
- the dut gene encoding dUTP diphosphatase, with the protein MKIKFKILKSGAQIPEFKTAEAAGADLCACLDAPVTLEPMERMMIPLGFAMEIPEGFEAQIRARSGLAIKHGITLINGIGTIDADYRGEVGVLLVNLGTEPFEITPKMRIAQMVFARFETPKIEITETLTQSARGEGGFGSTGL; encoded by the coding sequence ATGAAAATCAAATTCAAAATCCTAAAATCCGGCGCACAAATCCCAGAATTCAAGACTGCCGAAGCAGCAGGCGCCGATCTTTGCGCCTGCTTGGATGCGCCAGTAACTTTGGAGCCGATGGAGAGAATGATGATTCCGCTTGGCTTTGCGATGGAAATTCCAGAAGGATTCGAGGCGCAAATCCGTGCCCGGTCAGGTCTCGCCATCAAACACGGCATCACGCTCATCAACGGCATCGGCACAATTGACGCAGATTATCGAGGTGAAGTCGGTGTGCTTTTGGTTAATCTCGGCACGGAGCCGTTCGAAATCACCCCCAAAATGCGCATCGCTCAGATGGTCTTTGCTCGTTTCGAAACACCAAAAATCGAAATCACCGAAACTCTCACCCAATCCGCCCGTGGCGAGGGCGGCTTTGGCTCGACTGGACTTTAG
- the orn gene encoding oligoribonuclease, giving the protein MNNAKILWIDLEMTGLHPEEDRILEVAAIATDWDFNEVATFESAVKVPSDIVESRMVGEFWDSFSEVRDALKKQNLNAELDSQQVEENLIEFIKTNFTAALENGEKIILGGNSIHQDRRFIRNEWKNLNKMLHYRMLDVSSWKLVFSEKFGRVFAKPEAHRALDDIRGSIEELKFYLKKVKK; this is encoded by the coding sequence ATGAATAACGCAAAAATCTTATGGATTGACCTGGAAATGACCGGACTTCATCCCGAGGAGGATCGAATTTTGGAGGTGGCGGCGATTGCTACAGATTGGGATTTTAATGAAGTTGCCACTTTTGAGTCTGCCGTAAAAGTACCGAGCGATATTGTTGAAAGCCGTATGGTCGGTGAGTTTTGGGATAGTTTCTCTGAGGTGAGAGACGCTTTGAAGAAACAGAATCTTAATGCCGAGTTGGATTCTCAGCAAGTTGAAGAAAATCTGATTGAATTTATTAAAACCAACTTTACTGCCGCATTGGAAAATGGAGAAAAGATAATCTTGGGCGGAAATTCTATTCATCAAGATCGGCGCTTTATCAGGAATGAGTGGAAAAACCTCAATAAAATGCTCCATTATCGAATGCTTGATGTGTCGAGTTGGAAGTTGGTTTTTAGTGAAAAATTCGGGCGAGTTTTCGCCAAGCCTGAGGCTCATCGTGCGCTCGATGATATCAGGGGAAGCATTGAAGAATTAAAATTTTATCTAAAGAAAGTGAAAAAATGA
- the dnaG gene encoding DNA primase, which yields MNNAAMDEIRARLNIEDLAAEYLELRRAGRNFKALSPWTNERTPSFVVSPEKQIWHDFSSGKGGDIFGFVMEFEGMNFREALEFLARKTGVELPSYDAQKAKLLAEKKQRLYEILNIAANFYQHFLARTPEAMKYVFEKRKMSREIVRGFKIGYAPENGRVLTDFLLKKGFSKKEIDEAGLLNRFGGDIFRGRMVISLQDLSGAPVGFTGRILKDEPNSPKYLNTPQTLLYDKSSNVFAISHAKNAIRKAGFAVVVEGNMDAIASHQAGVENVVATAGTAMTVRHLKTIARFSSDIRLCFDADDAGIKATERAITLAQEAGVELSIITLADAGTDAKDPDELIQRDAEKWKNLLSKSKPAVDWVFDQYEKRLDISTASGKRQFSTIALKLVENLGDPVEKEHYLNEISRRSGISREALLAKNDVSKPKPEPKKRPVKISKIENPIKDEFLYEDDLLALAISLPELRPKLAEIPDESLHSEEKNQILQILKQNSQDDLKNFDNYVKILLLKADERLGGIKESAASEMERLVDKVKTQNLQKRKESLDAQLEEAEIQGDDAAKMAILAEIIKLNKELKSGKK from the coding sequence ATGAATAACGCCGCAATGGATGAAATCCGCGCTCGCCTCAATATCGAGGATTTGGCGGCGGAATATCTTGAACTGCGCCGAGCGGGGCGGAATTTTAAGGCGCTTTCTCCTTGGACTAATGAGCGGACGCCTAGTTTTGTGGTCAGTCCGGAGAAGCAGATTTGGCACGATTTTTCCAGTGGGAAGGGTGGTGATATTTTTGGTTTCGTGATGGAATTTGAAGGGATGAATTTTCGTGAAGCGCTAGAATTTTTAGCCCGAAAAACAGGTGTGGAATTGCCAAGTTATGATGCGCAAAAAGCCAAACTTTTAGCAGAAAAAAAGCAAAGGCTCTACGAAATACTCAATATTGCTGCCAATTTTTATCAGCATTTTTTGGCGCGAACGCCAGAGGCTATGAAATATGTTTTCGAAAAGCGTAAGATGTCGCGCGAGATTGTTCGTGGTTTTAAGATTGGATATGCTCCAGAGAATGGGCGTGTTTTGACTGATTTTTTGCTTAAAAAAGGATTTTCGAAAAAGGAGATTGACGAGGCGGGGCTACTCAACCGCTTTGGTGGCGATATTTTTAGGGGTAGAATGGTGATTTCACTTCAAGATTTGAGCGGGGCACCGGTTGGATTTACTGGGCGGATTTTGAAAGATGAGCCTAACTCTCCTAAATATCTCAACACGCCACAGACGCTACTTTATGATAAATCTTCTAATGTTTTTGCGATTTCTCATGCTAAAAATGCTATCAGAAAGGCCGGCTTTGCAGTGGTGGTTGAGGGTAATATGGATGCGATTGCTTCACATCAGGCTGGCGTAGAGAATGTGGTCGCGACTGCTGGGACGGCGATGACAGTCCGGCATCTCAAGACGATTGCGCGGTTTTCAAGTGATATTCGCCTTTGCTTTGACGCGGATGATGCGGGTATTAAGGCTACTGAGCGCGCGATTACTTTAGCGCAGGAGGCTGGTGTTGAACTCTCTATTATCACTCTGGCAGATGCTGGGACTGACGCTAAAGATCCGGATGAATTGATCCAGAGAGATGCTGAAAAATGGAAAAATCTTCTTTCGAAGAGTAAGCCGGCTGTGGACTGGGTTTTTGATCAGTATGAAAAGAGGCTCGACATTTCAACCGCCTCCGGTAAGCGGCAGTTTTCCACAATTGCGCTTAAACTTGTGGAAAACTTGGGTGATCCTGTGGAAAAAGAGCATTATTTGAATGAAATCTCTCGCCGAAGCGGTATTTCTCGAGAAGCACTTTTGGCAAAAAATGATGTTTCAAAGCCCAAACCTGAGCCTAAAAAGCGCCCCGTTAAGATTTCAAAAATTGAAAACCCGATCAAAGATGAATTCTTGTATGAAGACGACCTACTCGCGCTGGCGATTTCTCTGCCGGAACTCCGACCTAAATTAGCAGAAATCCCAGATGAATCGCTTCATTCTGAAGAAAAAAATCAGATTCTTCAAATATTAAAGCAAAATTCGCAAGATGATTTGAAAAATTTCGATAATTATGTTAAAATTTTACTATTGAAAGCAGATGAACGGCTCGGCGGCATTAAAGAAAGTGCAGCCTCGGAAATGGAGCGTTTGGTGGACAAAGTTAAAACTCAAAATTTACAAAAACGCAAAGAATCGCTTGATGCTCAACTCGAAGAAGCCGAAATTCAAGGAGATGATGCGGCGAAGATGGCGATTTTGGCAGAAATTATCAAATTAAACAAGGAGTTAAAGAGTGGCAAAAAATGA
- the rpoD gene encoding RNA polymerase sigma factor RpoD — protein sequence MLNDAGVVDATVGIDDLEEPDIVDLENEEDDLTDEDLLSGNYTDDISDDSVRMYLREIGKIPLLDQDEEEKLALKAMEGDQKAKNKMAEANMRLVVSIAKRYSGRGMELLDLIQEGNTGLLRAVDKFDPSKGFKFSTYATWWIRQAITRAIADQARTIRIPVHMVETINKLMRAQRRLTQELNREPTAEELAKEMDMEPEKIEHIFKIKQDITSLDAGIGKDGEEGEDSTLGDFIEDEDTATPEESATMQLLKDQVKEILSSLSDREQKIIKMRFGLDGTKAHTLEEVGLEFAVTRERIRQIEAKALLKLRKHKDSKKLHEYLD from the coding sequence GTGTTGAATGATGCGGGCGTAGTTGACGCGACTGTTGGAATTGATGACCTAGAAGAGCCGGATATTGTTGATCTCGAAAATGAAGAAGATGATCTGACTGATGAAGATTTGTTAAGTGGAAATTACACTGACGATATTTCTGACGACTCTGTGCGGATGTATTTGCGCGAAATTGGTAAAATCCCACTTCTTGATCAGGATGAAGAAGAAAAGTTGGCACTCAAAGCGATGGAAGGTGACCAAAAGGCTAAAAATAAAATGGCGGAAGCCAACATGCGCCTTGTTGTGTCGATTGCCAAGCGCTACTCAGGTAGAGGTATGGAATTGCTCGATTTGATCCAAGAGGGAAATACTGGACTTCTTCGTGCGGTGGATAAATTTGACCCAAGCAAGGGCTTCAAGTTTTCAACTTATGCGACTTGGTGGATTCGTCAAGCCATCACTCGTGCGATCGCGGATCAGGCAAGAACAATCAGGATCCCTGTTCATATGGTTGAAACCATCAATAAGTTGATGCGCGCGCAAAGGCGTTTGACTCAAGAGCTCAATCGCGAGCCGACAGCTGAGGAGTTGGCTAAAGAAATGGATATGGAGCCAGAAAAAATCGAGCATATATTCAAGATTAAGCAAGATATAACTTCTCTCGATGCTGGTATTGGCAAAGATGGAGAAGAGGGTGAAGATTCGACTCTGGGTGATTTTATCGAAGATGAAGACACCGCTACTCCAGAAGAATCCGCCACAATGCAACTTCTCAAAGATCAAGTTAAAGAGATCTTGTCTAGCCTCAGCGATCGCGAGCAAAAGATCATTAAAATGCGCTTTGGTCTTGATGGCACTAAGGCTCACACTTTAGAAGAAGTTGGTCTGGAGTTTGCGGTTACTCGTGAGCGTATCCGTCAGATCGAGGCCAAGGCTCTGCTCAAACTTCGCAAGCATAAAGATTCGAAGAAATTACACGAATATTTGGATTAA
- a CDS encoding HAD-IA family hydrolase: MKGVDNFENIGEFTSSAPNFLVDIYGVLLIPKREVADTAEIFQNPLEINHHLLEFLKQKRHNGSKIAIISNVAQYQFEKEFWSRLTDLEQGIFDQIILSGNEGVSKPNPKIFQIALERLSEIPENCVLVDDSPTNVEVARRLGMGGIIYQNFNQFEQEMEELCQNCQR; this comes from the coding sequence TTGAAGGGTGTTGATAATTTCGAAAATATTGGCGAGTTCACTTCGAGCGCGCCAAATTTTCTTGTGGATATTTATGGTGTGCTTTTAATACCTAAAAGAGAAGTTGCGGACACTGCTGAAATCTTTCAAAATCCGCTCGAAATCAATCATCATTTGCTTGAATTTTTGAAACAAAAAAGGCATAATGGCTCCAAAATTGCAATAATTTCAAATGTCGCACAATATCAATTCGAGAAAGAATTTTGGAGCAGATTAACAGATTTGGAGCAGGGAATATTCGATCAGATTATTTTAAGTGGAAATGAGGGAGTTTCCAAGCCGAACCCAAAAATCTTCCAAATCGCCCTTGAAAGATTGAGTGAAATTCCAGAAAATTGTGTCCTTGTCGACGATTCGCCAACCAATGTCGAAGTTGCGCGCAGGCTCGGAATGGGTGGAATCATTTATCAAAATTTTAACCAATTTGAACAAGAAATGGAGGAATTATGCCAGAATTGCCAGAGGTAG
- the mutM gene encoding DNA-formamidopyrimidine glycosylase, which translates to MPELPEVETVVRGLNRLILKKKVARVSHDWAKSFPNSAREVEEFLIGARILSVRRRAKVIVIDLDSNYSLVGHLKMTGQMVYRGEENWGAGHPNDDFLAELPNKSTRVEIIFEDGSKLFFNDQRKFGWLKLVPTPEVEEIPFFQTVGPEPLEDDFTFEDFLPRFARRQNAKIKPTILDQKVIAGVGNIYADESLWRAKIHPETRVGDLTREDFENLYEAIRFVMKLSIEKGGSTDKNYVKADGSRGNYLDCAAVFRKEKTPCQRCGEIIVKTKVGGRGTHFCPSCQIIRGKK; encoded by the coding sequence ATGCCAGAATTGCCAGAGGTAGAAACAGTTGTTCGCGGTTTGAATCGCTTAATTTTGAAGAAAAAAGTTGCTCGCGTGAGTCACGACTGGGCGAAGAGTTTTCCAAATTCCGCCCGCGAGGTTGAAGAATTTTTGATTGGCGCGCGGATTTTGAGTGTTCGCCGCCGAGCAAAAGTGATTGTGATTGATCTTGACAGCAATTATTCGCTCGTCGGCCACCTTAAAATGACCGGTCAAATGGTTTATCGTGGCGAAGAAAACTGGGGCGCGGGTCATCCGAATGATGATTTTCTGGCGGAACTACCCAACAAATCTACGCGTGTCGAAATTATTTTTGAAGACGGCTCGAAATTATTCTTCAACGATCAGCGCAAATTTGGCTGGCTCAAACTCGTGCCAACCCCAGAGGTCGAAGAAATTCCGTTTTTCCAAACCGTTGGCCCTGAGCCGCTCGAAGACGATTTTACCTTCGAGGATTTTTTGCCAAGATTTGCGCGCCGTCAAAATGCCAAAATCAAGCCGACAATTCTTGATCAAAAAGTCATCGCCGGCGTCGGAAATATTTACGCCGACGAGAGTTTGTGGCGGGCAAAAATTCATCCCGAAACGCGAGTTGGCGATTTGACGCGCGAGGATTTTGAAAATCTTTACGAAGCGATTCGATTTGTGATGAAATTATCGATCGAAAAGGGCGGTTCGACCGATAAAAATTATGTCAAAGCCGACGGCTCGCGCGGAAATTACCTCGACTGCGCAGCGGTGTTTCGAAAAGAAAAAACGCCGTGCCAGCGATGCGGTGAAATAATCGTCAAAACCAAAGTCGGCGGCCGCGGCACGCATTTTTGCCCGAGTTGTCAGATTATAAGAGGTAAAAAATAA